Proteins encoded by one window of Aphis gossypii isolate Hap1 chromosome X, ASM2018417v2, whole genome shotgun sequence:
- the LOC126552326 gene encoding ribonuclease E-like: MSAKRSNSKQSSVIVSAERRKRTPKRQNIGGISEALDDVGQSTSNINDVITLRRGRRSRRRRSRSRRRRSRSRSGRRRTRRRSVSGTEEDEDDDYSTDAEEDDEDDDSSTVDASSRRRSRRRRSRRRGSRRRRRPDQISGTDEDETDDNTDFETTDDTASSNDSSSVPTMTARGCGRRRRRRSRRRRSRGCKRRSRRRRRRGCC; encoded by the coding sequence atgtctgCTAAACGCTCAAATTCAAAGCAATCGTCAGTAATCGTGTCGGCAGAACGACGTAAAAGAACCCCAAAAAGACAAAACATCGGTGGTATTAGTGAAGCTTTGGACGACGTTGGTCAGTCAACCAGTAATATCAATGATGTAATAACATTGAGACGTGGACGTCGATCAAGGAGGCGAAGATCGAGGAGTCGCAGGAGGCGTAGCCGATCGCGGTCTGGTCGCCGTCGGACAAGGAGACGTAGCGTCAGCGGTACCGAAGAAGACGAAGACGACGACTACAGTACGGACGCCGAAGAAGACGACGAAGATGACGACTCGTCAACGGTAGATGCGTCGTCTAGGAGAAGATCGAGAAGAAGGAGAAGTAGACGAAGGGGCAGTCGGCGACGTCGCCGTCCAGATCAAATCAGTGGAACCGACGAAGACGAAACCGACGATAACACTGACTTCGAGACCACTGATGACACCGCATCGTCCAACGATAGTAGTAGCGTCCCAACGATGACGGCCAGAGGATGCGGTAGACGCCGCAGGAGGAGAAGTAGGAGAAGGCGATCAAGAGGATGCAAGAGGAGGAGTAGGAGAAGGAGAAGAAGGGGTTGTTGTTGA